In a genomic window of Arachnia rubra:
- a CDS encoding flagellar basal body-associated protein FliL, with the protein MSNNQWPGPYQPQGGYPQQPQQPQPGYPQQPQQGYPQQPQQPQQGYGQPAQGPGYQQPGYSQPGYGQPGSGYQQQPGYGQPGYGQPGYGQQPYGAGAPGYGQPGQGMPPKKNNNGLIIGLIATVLVVAIGLGIFWFINQNNNQQATPTTSTQTTPTGKASTSKEPTSSPTKESSKSKDPTPTRSSRASNAPDMPDSFGNFTLQDRKEMVSTYTSSDNKFFVASYGAGATAELTANEFEDPQTFDGWICGTSSSMLMCAADAHSGVVVTTLQGEKSAPKIVEVSKTFLEAWK; encoded by the coding sequence ATGAGCAATAACCAGTGGCCTGGGCCGTACCAGCCCCAGGGAGGCTACCCGCAGCAACCTCAGCAGCCTCAACCGGGCTATCCCCAGCAGCCCCAGCAGGGCTACCCACAACAACCCCAGCAACCGCAGCAGGGGTACGGGCAGCCGGCTCAGGGGCCTGGATACCAGCAGCCGGGGTACTCGCAACCCGGCTACGGGCAACCCGGTTCCGGCTACCAACAACAACCCGGTTATGGACAGCCTGGCTATGGGCAACCTGGCTACGGACAACAGCCTTATGGCGCCGGCGCCCCCGGGTACGGGCAGCCCGGCCAGGGCATGCCTCCGAAGAAGAACAACAACGGCCTGATCATCGGGCTGATCGCGACGGTTCTGGTGGTCGCCATCGGGCTGGGCATCTTCTGGTTCATCAACCAGAACAACAATCAACAGGCCACCCCCACGACCAGCACGCAGACCACCCCCACCGGGAAGGCCAGTACGTCCAAGGAGCCAACCTCTTCGCCGACAAAGGAGAGCTCCAAGTCCAAGGATCCGACGCCGACCAGGAGCAGCCGTGCCTCAAACGCACCCGACATGCCTGATTCATTCGGCAATTTCACATTGCAGGATAGGAAGGAAATGGTTTCCACCTACACGAGCTCAGACAATAAATTTTTCGTGGCTTCCTACGGTGCCGGCGCGACAGCAGAACTGACTGCCAACGAGTTCGAGGATCCTCAGACCTTTGACGGCTGGATCTGCGGTACGAGCAGCAGCATGCTCATGTGTGCGGCCGATGCACATTCAGGAGTAGTCGTCACAACGCTGCAGGGTGAGAAATCAGCACCCAAAATCGTGGAAGTCTCCAAAACCTTCCTCGAAGCCTGGAAGTAA
- a CDS encoding glycosyltransferase: MNHQPASPDNGLRVAFVTMHTSPLERAGTADAGGMNVLIGALARALGLLGVRVEFLTRRTDPGQSDLEEVAPSVTLRRLPAGPPSPLPKSEIDQHIDEFRAGMEALEPYDLVHSHHWMSGVAALPVARAWGVPHVMTFHSVAAHPNSPLRDGEPPESPARVDGEVVCAEQSDLVLCVSRHEAAVVIGRCGADPERVRIVWPGVNVELFHPATGPWHPPGVRPGYVVFAARLQPLKAPDVAIRALSHLPGDIRPDLALIGETSADFADYEAELHSLVRGLGLEDQVHFLHGQDRASLAQIIRHSLVMLVPSYSETFGLIALEASASGIPVLAAAAGGLTEAICNTHTGLLIPTHDPRDWAAALASLLTDAQLRQFLGATGRERALTMTWSRSAESTLRQYRRLL; the protein is encoded by the coding sequence ATGAATCATCAGCCCGCCTCACCAGACAACGGACTGCGCGTCGCCTTCGTCACCATGCACACCTCGCCCCTGGAGCGGGCCGGCACCGCGGACGCAGGCGGCATGAATGTGCTGATCGGCGCGCTGGCGCGGGCACTGGGGCTGCTCGGGGTGAGGGTGGAGTTCCTGACCCGCCGCACCGACCCCGGCCAGTCGGACCTGGAGGAGGTGGCCCCGTCGGTGACGCTGCGCCGCCTGCCAGCAGGTCCCCCTTCGCCGCTGCCGAAGAGCGAGATCGACCAGCACATCGACGAGTTCCGGGCTGGGATGGAGGCCTTGGAGCCCTACGACCTGGTGCACTCCCACCATTGGATGTCGGGGGTGGCGGCGCTGCCCGTGGCGCGCGCCTGGGGGGTGCCGCATGTGATGACCTTCCATTCGGTGGCAGCCCACCCGAACTCACCGCTGCGCGATGGCGAACCCCCCGAGTCACCCGCCCGGGTGGACGGCGAAGTGGTGTGCGCGGAGCAGTCGGACCTGGTGCTGTGCGTCTCCCGGCACGAGGCGGCCGTGGTCATCGGGCGGTGCGGCGCAGACCCGGAGCGGGTCCGGATCGTGTGGCCGGGGGTCAACGTGGAGCTATTCCATCCCGCGACAGGCCCCTGGCACCCCCCGGGTGTGCGGCCCGGATACGTCGTGTTCGCCGCGCGTCTGCAACCACTCAAGGCACCTGATGTCGCGATCCGCGCCCTGTCCCACCTGCCCGGCGACATCCGCCCCGACCTGGCGTTGATCGGTGAGACGTCGGCGGACTTCGCGGACTACGAAGCGGAGCTTCACTCCCTCGTCCGCGGGCTGGGCCTGGAAGACCAAGTGCATTTCCTGCACGGCCAGGACCGCGCCAGCCTGGCCCAAATCATCCGCCACTCCTTGGTGATGCTGGTGCCGTCGTACTCCGAAACCTTCGGCCTGATCGCCTTGGAGGCATCGGCGTCGGGGATCCCCGTTCTGGCGGCCGCAGCGGGAGGACTAACCGAGGCCATCTGCAACACCCACACCGGGCTGCTGATCCCCACCCACGACCCCCGCGACTGGGCTGCGGCACTCGCGTCACTACTCACCGACGCCCAGCTGCGCCAGTTCCTGGGCGCGACCGGCAGAGAGCGGGCGCTGACAATGACCTGGTCGCGTTCCGCTGAGAGCACCCTCCGGCAGTACCGTAGGTTGTTGTGA
- a CDS encoding PIG-L family deacetylase has translation MRITFIHAHPDDETLATGALIAWLVASGHEVSLLTATRGERGEVVPGPLSHLADTQKLEAHRERELAGALRVLGVSRHGFLGDAPGSGRRYRDSGMRWVREGVAGPAKDVEPGALCTADPGDIVADLESWIRDVAAELVISYDKDGGYGHPDHIRLHYTAVVAAQQQKAGFASIVHHPGNGVYWFDLQHLEPVVERALTHHASQLTTHGDGTLTHSGGQLDSVTTSVGLLPSDQTPGAVTLVNSLAR, from the coding sequence GTGAGAATAACCTTCATCCACGCCCATCCCGATGACGAGACCCTCGCGACGGGGGCGCTGATCGCCTGGCTGGTAGCGTCCGGGCATGAGGTGTCGCTGCTGACAGCGACCAGAGGCGAACGCGGCGAGGTGGTGCCGGGACCGCTGTCACACCTGGCGGACACCCAGAAGCTGGAGGCCCACCGGGAGCGTGAACTGGCCGGGGCGCTGAGGGTTTTGGGGGTCTCGCGTCACGGTTTCCTGGGCGATGCGCCGGGTTCCGGCCGCCGGTACCGCGACTCAGGGATGCGCTGGGTCAGGGAGGGGGTGGCGGGACCCGCTAAGGACGTGGAACCTGGAGCGCTGTGCACAGCAGACCCCGGTGACATAGTGGCGGACCTTGAGTCGTGGATCCGCGACGTCGCAGCCGAACTCGTCATCTCCTATGACAAAGACGGCGGCTACGGGCACCCCGACCACATCCGGCTGCACTACACCGCCGTCGTGGCCGCGCAGCAGCAGAAGGCGGGGTTCGCCTCGATCGTCCACCACCCAGGCAATGGCGTCTACTGGTTCGACCTGCAGCACCTGGAACCCGTCGTGGAGCGGGCCCTGACCCACCACGCCTCCCAGCTGACCACGCACGGCGACGGCACCCTCACCCACTCCGGCGGCCAGCTCGATTCGGTCACCACCTCCGTGGGCCTGCTGCCCTCCGACCAGACCCCAGGGGCTGTAACACTGGTCAATTCGCTGGCTCGCTAG
- the tilS gene encoding tRNA lysidine(34) synthetase TilS: protein MARRELGPTALKVGRAVADLLPEGPVVAGVSGGADSLALALGAAWAAPRVSAEVTCIVVDHGLQPGSAEVAGQTADALKARGVAAEVRQVQVGRDGGIEAAAREARLAALSRDGHPVLLGHTLDDQAETVLLGLLRGSGIRSLAGMAPRRGLFLRPLLGIRRVETEAACREWGIDWWSDPMNSDPRFARVRTRSVLALLSTELGRDVAVGLARTAKLARSDADLLDELAELALTRAARGDALDVAVLVAQPDALRGRMLLSWLRNHGCLAGQVHVAAVDDLVVSWRGQGPVLVPGGSVRRISGRLEWLGLAT, encoded by the coding sequence ATGGCGCGGCGTGAACTCGGACCCACCGCGCTGAAGGTCGGCAGGGCGGTGGCGGACCTGCTGCCGGAGGGCCCCGTCGTCGCCGGCGTCTCCGGGGGTGCCGACTCCCTGGCCCTGGCCCTGGGGGCCGCGTGGGCTGCGCCGCGCGTGTCGGCTGAGGTGACGTGCATCGTGGTGGACCACGGGTTGCAGCCCGGTTCCGCGGAGGTCGCGGGACAAACGGCTGATGCGCTCAAGGCGCGTGGCGTCGCCGCCGAGGTGCGACAGGTGCAGGTGGGCCGTGACGGCGGGATCGAGGCCGCGGCTCGCGAGGCCCGCCTGGCAGCCCTGTCCCGCGACGGGCATCCGGTGTTGCTGGGCCACACCCTCGACGACCAGGCTGAGACGGTGCTGCTGGGGTTGCTGCGCGGCTCCGGCATCCGGTCGCTGGCGGGGATGGCGCCGCGGCGTGGGCTGTTCCTGCGTCCTCTCCTGGGGATCCGGCGCGTCGAGACCGAGGCTGCCTGCCGGGAGTGGGGCATCGACTGGTGGAGCGACCCGATGAACTCCGACCCGCGATTCGCGCGGGTCCGGACCCGGTCGGTGCTGGCGCTGCTCAGCACCGAGCTGGGCCGCGACGTCGCCGTCGGTTTGGCCCGCACCGCCAAGCTGGCTCGCAGCGATGCCGACCTCCTCGACGAGCTGGCGGAGCTGGCCCTTACCCGGGCAGCCAGGGGTGATGCGCTCGACGTCGCAGTCCTGGTGGCGCAGCCAGATGCCCTCCGGGGCAGGATGCTGCTCAGCTGGCTGAGGAACCATGGCTGCCTCGCCGGGCAGGTGCACGTCGCCGCGGTCGACGACCTGGTGGTGTCGTGGCGCGGGCAGGGTCCGGTCCTGGTGCCCGGCGGGTCGGTGCGCAGGATCTCAGGCCGGCTGGAATGGCTGGGGTTGGCGACCTAG
- a CDS encoding zinc-dependent metalloprotease codes for MERPGGEPGHGVRLLMQRRPHVLWPLALAVQRLCSDPGPRVSRPEALSAVAALRLAARRAGGLAVEYSQLSGPAAADVVVVDRPGWSRRASGMVDDMLRRLPLEARPPGVRRLLCGIGYGLAAGAMLTAVGRGLLGQYDPYADRLMLVAPGIVEVQRSRGFADGDFRLWVALHEQTHAVQFNSAPWLLAHLQDLIAALSLDDPSPVDVASGIRAGRGVMSLLATAEGQRHLDALTATMTLLEGHADLVADAAGARHVPSARALRRAFARTQTSSGWLRLLPGLDKAVQYRDGLAFCQRVSADVGMSGLAAAFAVPANLPSLAEITDPAAWVARVHG; via the coding sequence GTGGAGCGACCAGGCGGCGAGCCTGGTCACGGGGTGCGGCTGCTGATGCAGCGCCGTCCCCATGTCCTGTGGCCGCTGGCGCTGGCCGTGCAGCGGCTCTGCAGCGACCCAGGGCCCAGGGTCTCGCGCCCGGAGGCGCTGAGCGCCGTCGCCGCTCTCAGGCTGGCGGCCCGGCGGGCTGGTGGCCTTGCGGTCGAGTACTCGCAGCTGAGCGGCCCGGCCGCCGCGGACGTCGTGGTCGTGGACCGTCCCGGATGGTCGAGACGGGCTAGCGGCATGGTCGATGACATGCTGCGCAGGCTGCCTCTTGAGGCGCGGCCACCGGGCGTGCGGCGTCTCCTCTGCGGGATCGGCTATGGCCTCGCCGCCGGGGCGATGCTGACGGCGGTGGGACGGGGACTGCTCGGCCAGTACGACCCCTATGCGGACCGCCTGATGCTGGTGGCACCGGGCATCGTCGAGGTGCAGCGCAGCCGGGGTTTTGCCGACGGCGACTTCCGGCTGTGGGTGGCGCTTCACGAACAGACCCACGCGGTGCAGTTCAACTCGGCGCCCTGGCTGCTCGCACACCTCCAGGACCTGATCGCTGCGCTCTCACTCGACGACCCCTCCCCGGTGGATGTGGCCTCCGGGATCAGGGCGGGCCGGGGGGTGATGTCGCTGCTGGCCACCGCCGAGGGGCAGCGCCACCTGGACGCGTTGACCGCCACCATGACTCTCCTGGAGGGCCATGCCGACCTGGTGGCGGATGCGGCGGGAGCCCGCCACGTGCCATCGGCGCGGGCGTTGCGGCGGGCCTTCGCCAGGACCCAGACGAGCAGCGGATGGCTGCGGCTGCTACCCGGTCTTGACAAGGCCGTCCAGTATCGCGATGGCCTGGCTTTCTGCCAGCGTGTCTCAGCTGATGTGGGGATGTCGGGGCTGGCGGCGGCCTTCGCGGTGCCCGCCAACCTGCCGAGCCTGGCCGAGATCACCGACCCCGCTGCCTGGGTGGCCAGGGTCCATGGCTGA
- the dacB gene encoding D-alanyl-D-alanine carboxypeptidase/D-alanyl-D-alanine endopeptidase → MTSRNIPWRPVIIWGVVGALLTAAFIVVVFRGTVFTMAGEDTPAPTPPASATPSPTPAPTPAGPIASASEAAPGTLPDRATLEQRINSLDIAALTKGVQDGGSLTLAYQVLDVESGEVLAASNADQPLVPASNTKLLTLTSLLSVFDGTETFDTTVVSPAPGQLVLVGGGDPLLASAASDAYPKRASLEELAARTAQKLKSQGVEKVTLGYDASLFQESWATTWPSSYRDQVTPISALWADEGMDASQARSTDPAGDAARIFASQLTAQGVAVDGTPASAAASGEEVAKVSSPGVHAMAAAAMEASNNSFTEVLGMQLAHRLGKPTTFAGTAAAVQEELTSLGLWHEGAVLHDGSGLTRENHVTASMLAGVVRYVMTTPKSSIVQEGFPIAGVSGSLAKRFEDEASAPGRGVVRAKTGTLSLVSTLAGTTVTADGREVAMAFMMNGSTDGWAAQVWSDQAASLVTGCGC, encoded by the coding sequence TTGACCTCCCGCAACATCCCGTGGCGTCCTGTGATCATCTGGGGGGTGGTGGGGGCGTTGCTGACGGCCGCTTTCATCGTGGTGGTTTTCCGTGGCACGGTCTTTACCATGGCTGGGGAGGACACCCCGGCGCCCACCCCCCCGGCTTCCGCGACGCCGTCACCGACACCGGCTCCAACGCCCGCAGGACCCATCGCCTCGGCTTCCGAGGCCGCCCCGGGCACGCTGCCCGACCGCGCGACCCTGGAGCAGCGCATCAACTCCCTCGACATCGCGGCGCTCACGAAGGGCGTCCAGGACGGTGGGTCGTTAACCCTGGCCTATCAGGTGCTCGACGTCGAGAGCGGTGAGGTGCTGGCCGCGTCGAATGCCGACCAGCCGCTGGTTCCCGCGTCGAACACGAAGCTGTTGACGCTCACCTCCCTGCTGTCGGTCTTCGACGGCACCGAGACCTTCGACACCACCGTCGTCTCACCGGCCCCCGGGCAGCTGGTGCTGGTGGGCGGCGGCGACCCGCTGCTCGCCTCCGCCGCCTCCGACGCCTACCCGAAGCGGGCCTCGCTGGAGGAGCTCGCCGCCAGGACCGCCCAGAAGCTGAAGTCGCAGGGTGTGGAGAAGGTGACACTGGGCTACGACGCCTCCCTGTTCCAGGAGTCGTGGGCGACCACCTGGCCGTCGAGCTACCGTGACCAGGTGACCCCGATCTCCGCGCTCTGGGCGGACGAGGGAATGGACGCCAGCCAGGCCCGCTCCACCGACCCCGCCGGTGATGCCGCCCGCATCTTCGCCAGCCAGCTGACCGCGCAGGGCGTGGCGGTCGACGGCACCCCCGCCAGCGCGGCGGCGTCCGGCGAGGAGGTCGCGAAGGTATCCTCGCCGGGTGTCCACGCCATGGCCGCGGCCGCGATGGAGGCTTCCAACAACTCCTTCACGGAGGTCCTGGGCATGCAGCTGGCCCACAGGCTCGGGAAACCCACGACCTTCGCGGGCACGGCCGCGGCCGTGCAGGAGGAGCTGACCAGCCTCGGGCTGTGGCATGAGGGCGCGGTGCTGCACGACGGTTCCGGCCTCACCCGCGAGAACCATGTCACCGCGTCGATGCTGGCTGGGGTCGTCCGGTACGTGATGACGACCCCCAAATCGTCCATCGTGCAGGAGGGTTTCCCCATCGCGGGGGTATCGGGGTCGCTGGCGAAGCGGTTCGAGGACGAGGCCTCCGCGCCGGGACGCGGCGTCGTGCGGGCCAAGACGGGCACCCTGTCGCTGGTGTCCACCCTCGCCGGGACCACCGTGACCGCTGACGGGCGCGAGGTGGCCATGGCGTTCATGATGAACGGGTCCACCGACGGCTGGGCGGCCCAGGTGTGGAGCGACCAGGCGGCGAGCCTGGTCACGGGGTGCGGCTGCTGA
- a CDS encoding inorganic diphosphatase encodes MESIEIFNPENRVLFDVTVEIPKGTKNKYEMDHLTGRIRLDRTLFTSTQYPYDYGFIEGTLGLDGDPLDAMVIGAEPTFPGCLIECYAVAMFRMTDEMGGDDKVLCVPTADTRRSHLKDLDSVAEHILLEIEHFFSVYKDLEPGKSVEGATWTHRKDAEEEILASLERAKGTPFEHHHVNLA; translated from the coding sequence ATCGAGAGCATCGAGATCTTCAACCCCGAGAACCGGGTGCTGTTCGACGTCACGGTGGAGATCCCGAAGGGCACCAAGAACAAGTACGAGATGGACCATCTGACGGGACGCATCCGCCTGGACCGGACCCTGTTCACCTCCACCCAGTACCCTTACGACTACGGCTTCATCGAAGGCACCCTTGGCCTGGACGGCGACCCCCTCGACGCGATGGTGATCGGCGCCGAACCTACCTTCCCGGGATGCTTGATCGAGTGCTACGCCGTCGCGATGTTCCGCATGACCGACGAGATGGGCGGCGACGACAAGGTGCTGTGCGTGCCGACCGCGGACACCCGCCGCAGTCACCTGAAGGACCTCGACTCCGTGGCTGAGCACATCCTCCTGGAGATCGAGCACTTCTTCAGCGTCTACAAGGACCTGGAGCCCGGCAAGTCCGTCGAGGGAGCCACCTGGACGCACCGCAAGGACGCGGAGGAGGAGATCCTCGCCTCCCTCGAACGAGCCAAGGGCACGCCTTTTGAACACCACCACGTGAACCTGGCGTAA
- a CDS encoding ABC transporter ATP-binding protein encodes MTDPVILARGLRKSYGQFEAVRGIDFEVAPGTSFGLLGPNGAGKSTTMRMIAGVSHRSGGQLRILGMDPNEQGPRIRAHLGVVPQNDSLDDQLTVRENLIFYGRYFGLPKRWLAAKAEELIEFAQLTEKRNSRVDDLSGGMKRRLTISRALVSDPRIVLLDEPTTGLDPQARHILWDRLFQLKEKGTTLVLTTHHMDEAEQLCDRLIVIDHGQIVAEGTPPGLVREYAGREVVELRFGSTRNASAAAQLSGVGDRIETLPDRVLIYAADGEGALRAVLERGLEPNSSLVRRCSLEDVFLRLTGRSLID; translated from the coding sequence GTGACTGATCCGGTGATCCTGGCCAGGGGGCTGCGTAAATCGTACGGGCAGTTCGAGGCGGTGCGAGGAATCGACTTCGAGGTAGCACCTGGCACCTCTTTCGGGCTGCTGGGCCCCAACGGCGCGGGCAAGTCCACGACGATGCGCATGATCGCCGGGGTCTCCCACCGCTCCGGCGGGCAGCTGCGCATCCTGGGGATGGATCCCAACGAGCAGGGTCCCCGGATTCGCGCCCATCTGGGCGTGGTACCGCAGAACGACAGCCTCGACGACCAGCTGACGGTCCGCGAGAACCTGATCTTCTACGGCCGGTACTTCGGGCTGCCGAAACGCTGGCTGGCCGCGAAGGCAGAGGAGCTCATCGAGTTCGCGCAGCTCACCGAGAAGCGCAACTCGCGCGTCGACGACCTGTCGGGCGGCATGAAACGCCGCCTGACGATCTCCCGGGCGCTGGTCTCCGACCCGCGCATCGTGCTCCTCGATGAACCCACCACGGGCCTGGACCCGCAGGCCCGTCACATCCTGTGGGACCGGCTGTTCCAGCTGAAGGAGAAGGGCACCACCCTGGTGCTGACCACCCACCACATGGACGAGGCCGAACAGCTCTGCGACCGGCTGATCGTCATCGACCACGGCCAGATCGTCGCCGAGGGTACCCCACCGGGCCTGGTGCGGGAGTACGCGGGCCGTGAGGTCGTGGAGCTGCGGTTCGGCTCCACCCGCAACGCCAGCGCCGCCGCGCAGCTGAGCGGGGTCGGTGACCGCATCGAGACCCTGCCGGACCGGGTCCTGATCTACGCTGCCGACGGTGAGGGTGCGCTGCGCGCCGTCCTGGAACGCGGCCTGGAGCCGAACTCGTCGCTGGTGCGGCGCTGCTCGCTGGAGGATGTGTTCCTGCGGCTGACGGGGAGGTCGTTGATTGACTGA
- a CDS encoding ABC transporter permease, producing MTETQAVMHHDAQAARVARWGAFYHARNVVLQLRAWWVSLFAIGTIEPLLTVLALGVGLGVVVDAASPGALGVPFLQFVAPALLLSTTVHAAQMENTIGVYADFKWNELYQAAASTPTTPSQLAEGHWLGSTARYVIECTTVLAVLLLFGAVTPAGALILLPVAVLTAWAFGNPVMAWTSCLHRDRGQFSIFSRLVALPLTLFSGTYFPLDVLPGWLHPIGWVSPLWHGVNLARIWTLGQAAPAWLPAVHIAYLTALTVGGLLVARRIFHLRLTGVLPRPGKEHTRNRTRTAPVTSSVGELADGQSLLQHPRTSPAFLTVAARGLKANWGANSLLMASGAVEPVLYLLAMGLGLGTLVGQVGPGVSYAAWIAPALLASSAMMGAVMDATWNVFMKLKFDKLYEAMLSTSLGPLDVALGEICVALVRGGSYAVSFVAVMVLLGLAGSWWVLLAIPVCLLIALGIAAIAMAATSFCRTFQQMDWIMLALMPMFMFSGTFYPVDVYPEPIAAVVKCLPLWHGIEMLRDLNAGAVSWGTAGHALYFAALAAVGIWLAAIRLKALFLR from the coding sequence TTGACTGAGACCCAGGCTGTGATGCATCACGACGCCCAGGCGGCGCGGGTCGCGCGCTGGGGCGCTTTCTATCACGCCCGCAATGTGGTGTTGCAGCTGCGCGCCTGGTGGGTGAGCCTGTTCGCCATCGGAACCATCGAGCCGCTGCTGACGGTGCTGGCGCTGGGTGTCGGCCTGGGTGTGGTGGTGGACGCCGCCAGCCCCGGGGCGCTGGGCGTGCCTTTCCTGCAGTTCGTGGCGCCTGCGCTACTGCTGTCGACCACGGTGCATGCCGCGCAGATGGAGAACACCATCGGGGTGTACGCGGATTTCAAATGGAACGAGCTGTACCAGGCGGCGGCCTCCACCCCGACCACACCGTCGCAGCTCGCGGAGGGGCACTGGCTGGGATCGACGGCACGCTACGTGATCGAATGCACCACTGTGCTGGCGGTGCTGCTGCTCTTCGGCGCCGTCACGCCCGCCGGCGCGCTGATCCTGCTGCCGGTGGCGGTATTGACGGCATGGGCGTTCGGCAATCCGGTGATGGCGTGGACGTCCTGCCTGCACCGGGACCGTGGCCAGTTTTCGATCTTCTCCCGCCTGGTGGCGCTGCCGTTGACGCTGTTCTCCGGCACCTATTTCCCCCTCGACGTGCTGCCCGGGTGGCTGCACCCCATCGGCTGGGTATCGCCGCTGTGGCACGGGGTGAACCTGGCCCGGATCTGGACCCTTGGGCAGGCCGCCCCCGCCTGGCTGCCCGCGGTGCACATCGCCTATCTGACGGCGCTGACCGTCGGCGGGCTGCTGGTCGCACGGCGGATCTTCCATCTGCGGCTGACCGGGGTCCTGCCCCGCCCTGGCAAGGAACACACCAGGAACAGGACGCGGACAGCACCCGTGACGTCTTCCGTGGGTGAGCTGGCGGACGGCCAGTCCCTGCTGCAACACCCCCGGACCTCACCGGCATTCCTCACGGTCGCCGCCCGGGGACTGAAGGCCAATTGGGGAGCGAACAGCCTGCTGATGGCCTCGGGGGCTGTGGAACCGGTGCTCTACCTGCTGGCGATGGGTCTGGGACTCGGCACATTGGTCGGCCAGGTGGGACCGGGAGTCAGCTACGCGGCCTGGATCGCACCCGCGCTGCTGGCGAGCTCCGCGATGATGGGCGCGGTGATGGACGCCACCTGGAACGTGTTCATGAAGCTGAAGTTCGACAAGCTCTACGAGGCGATGCTGAGTACCTCGCTGGGACCGTTGGACGTCGCGCTGGGTGAGATCTGCGTCGCCCTGGTGCGCGGCGGCAGCTACGCTGTGAGCTTCGTCGCGGTGATGGTGCTGCTGGGGCTGGCGGGGTCGTGGTGGGTGCTGCTGGCGATCCCGGTGTGCCTGCTGATCGCGCTCGGGATCGCGGCCATCGCGATGGCGGCGACGTCGTTCTGCCGGACCTTCCAGCAGATGGACTGGATCATGCTGGCGCTAATGCCGATGTTCATGTTCTCCGGCACCTTCTATCCCGTCGACGTCTATCCAGAGCCGATCGCCGCGGTGGTGAAGTGCCTGCCGCTGTGGCATGGCATCGAGATGCTGCGCGACCTGAACGCTGGAGCAGTCAGCTGGGGCACCGCCGGTCACGCCCTCTACTTCGCCGCACTGGCCGCGGTCGGAATATGGCTGGCAGCCATCCGGCTGAAAGCACTCTTCCTGAGGTGA
- a CDS encoding TRM11 family SAM-dependent methyltransferase → MPSYLLLRHPSANRVYAGEAAALTAAELEITAPFASGIGQAEVAEVNYLAFDADPLGRDELAAIARQSAAFALFERSGDLLRPVGLPQVDLLDDDLVTIPKYQGKTNEQFTRLLLNVTVAAARRPRPYRVLDPMAGRGTTVSTALLAGCDAFGVEADDKAFDAMTAFYKTYLRRKRLKHKADVTPVRRDGKRIGRRFDVRINLGKRELLATVFTGDARSSGSLYGKKRFDAIVTDAPYGVVHGAASGGQRSRTPEQLLRETIPVWSGQLHPGGTLGMSWNTLGMPRENLAALLESAGLEVMAGGAWEHFAHRVDSSIRRDLMVARKPAT, encoded by the coding sequence ATGCCGTCCTATCTGCTGCTTCGTCACCCGTCTGCGAACCGCGTCTACGCGGGTGAGGCGGCTGCCCTGACCGCCGCCGAGCTGGAGATCACCGCGCCCTTCGCGTCCGGGATCGGACAGGCCGAGGTGGCCGAGGTCAACTACCTGGCCTTCGATGCCGACCCCCTGGGGCGCGACGAGCTGGCGGCGATCGCACGGCAGTCGGCGGCGTTCGCGCTGTTCGAGCGTTCTGGCGACCTGCTGCGGCCCGTCGGCCTTCCCCAGGTCGATCTCCTGGACGACGACCTGGTGACCATCCCGAAGTACCAGGGCAAGACCAACGAGCAGTTCACCCGGTTGCTGCTGAACGTCACCGTCGCAGCCGCGCGCCGGCCCAGGCCGTACCGGGTGCTGGACCCGATGGCGGGGCGCGGCACCACCGTCTCGACGGCGCTGCTCGCGGGCTGTGACGCCTTCGGCGTGGAGGCCGACGACAAGGCCTTCGATGCGATGACCGCCTTCTACAAGACCTATCTGCGCCGCAAACGCCTGAAGCACAAGGCCGACGTCACGCCGGTCCGGCGCGATGGCAAGCGCATCGGCCGGCGTTTCGACGTGCGCATCAACCTGGGCAAACGGGAGCTGCTGGCGACGGTGTTCACCGGCGACGCCCGTTCGTCGGGGTCGCTGTACGGGAAGAAACGTTTCGACGCGATCGTCACCGATGCCCCCTACGGCGTGGTGCACGGAGCCGCCTCGGGCGGGCAGCGGTCGCGCACCCCGGAGCAGCTGCTCCGAGAGACGATCCCGGTATGGTCCGGGCAGCTGCATCCGGGAGGGACGCTGGGCATGAGCTGGAACACCCTCGGGATGCCCCGCGAGAACCTGGCGGCACTGCTGGAGTCAGCAGGCCTGGAGGTCATGGCGGGGGGCGCATGGGAGCATTTCGCGCACCGCGTCGACTCCTCCATCCGCCGCGACCTGATGGTCGCGAGAAAGCCGGCGACCTGA